In Hirundo rustica isolate bHirRus1 chromosome 29 unlocalized genomic scaffold, bHirRus1.pri.v3 SUPER_29_unloc_1, whole genome shotgun sequence, the DNA window GCCAGCGTCACACCTGTGCACAACTGGCGCGTGTCCCGTGCACACGCGCCGGCCCTGCTGCTCGGGGGGGGTGCAGGGAGATTTGGGGGTGCGCGCAGTGAGATCAGGGGGGTGCAGGCAGCTTGGAGGGGTGcaggcagattttggggggggtgcagcagctcctgggggtgCAGCACATGTGGAGCACGGGtagttttgggggggggatgCTGGGGATTCGGGGGGCACGGGCGGCTCAGGGAGGTGCAGCCAGCCCGGGGGGTGCAGGGAGCTTGGGAGGGTGCAGCTCTCGGGGGGCATGGGAGGAGTTTGGGGGGGGACAGACAGACCAGGTGGTGCCTCCAGCTTGCACCCCCGCGGCAATTCGGGGCGGGGGGCTCCCTCTGGGCTCGCACTCCGCAGGTGAGCGCGGAGCctccgggccggggccggggccggggggtgGGACCAGCCCGGCGATAAAACGGCGGCGCGGGCGGGACGGGACGGACGGACGGAGGGAGCcagcggcggggccggtgcCGGTGCGGAGGGTGCAGCGGATCCCTCGAACCGCTTCTTCCCCCTCCTCGGTGCCCTCCGTGCGTCCCCCACGCCGGCAGCCGCGATGCCCAACTTCTCCGGGAACTGGAAGATGAAGAGCTCGGAAAACTTcgaggagctgctgaaggcgTTGGGTGAGTGGAGCCCAACTCTCCCTCCGCGTCCCTCCGGGGCTCCCTCGGGCTGGGGGCGGCGCAGGGGAGACGGAGCAGGAGGGTTTCCCCCCATCTCCCCCCCAAGTCCTCTTCCAGCTCGGCAGTCACGGTGCCCGGAGCCGCCGTGTGCCGGGGggatccctctgctccccctttTAACAAAGCCCTCGTGGTCGGTGCCCCACTGAGTAATCAGAGGCACGAGGGGGCGGGCAGCGCGTCCCTCTCCCGAGGGATCCCGCACGGCCCCTGCGGGTCCCCCTCTttcgtgcctcagtttccccactcTGGTGGTCCCTGCCACCACCTCGGGCCCCTTCAGCCCCTCCACCCCACATCCCAAAAGCACCCGCAGCCTCACCTGCCCCACGGACCCTGGGTACAGCCGGTGTCCCCAAAACCAGCGCAGGCAGGAGCCGCAGTGTTGGGGTCCCATCCTCACAGGCCTCATCTCGGGCCCCTTTGCCCCCCACCAGGGAGCTGCGTCCCTGGCGAGTGGGGTGGGGAGGGCCAGGACCCATCTCAGGGGCTGGAACTCGGGGtgggggcacagggcagggggtcCCCGGGGCTTTGAGCAGGATCAAATCCGGCTTCCCCGCTGCTCCCCTCCGCCTGACCCGCTCCTCGCCAGCCGGGGAGCTGCCGGAGCAGAATATTTTCCAGGTTAGGGGATACGTAACGAATATTTCAGGATAATTATCACTTTCTTGGGTTTCACTCCCGATCCCCCGTCGCTCCTTCTCCCCGCCCTGGCCCCGCTGCTGGAACCGGCTCGGGGAAAcctcagcaggaaaataaatctgcCAGCCCCCCCGGAGCCCCCTTCCTTTCCCACGGCACAAGTGGGGgctcctgcaggctgctgccCCCGGCCCCCTTggatggaggggctgggggctttATCAGCTTCAGCCTCCAGGACTGACTGCACCGTGCTCCCTTTGGGGGCTGTTTCTTCTCCCCCATCAGCATCACGTGGGGGGTTGTGTCTGCCCACACGAGGTTTCAGGCATCCCCCGGTGTGAATCAGGCCtcggggggaagggagggaccTGGGGGTGTTGGTGGGGACTTGGCGTGGCCATTGAAGGGATCCCCTCGGGGACGTGTCCCTTCCCACTGTGGGGGATTTCGGCTCCTGGAGCCCCCCCCCCCGAGCACTCGCGGCCCCTCCTTTGTTCAGGGACCCTCCCGGAGGGTGACATGGGAACAATGTCCCCAAAGAGCAGCTCCCCCTGTGACAGCCGGGGGCTCCAGGACGTGATGGATGAGCCGCCTCTGGAGCGGGGACAAAGCCCCAGCTGCCCCGTGGTTGGCGAGGGGGCTGCGGGGGAGACGTGGGACCCCTCGGGGGCGGGTCATGCGGGTCACCTAACACAGGGCTTGGGCTGGGGCCCTtgtccctgctgtcaccccGCTCTGGGTGAGCCTTTGCCCCCATCACCTCCGTCCTTTCCCCCGGGCGTATCCGGCGCCAAGCCCGGCACCCCCCTTCCGCCCCCTCCACCAGGTAACGAGAGCCAGATGTGGCCCAGATGTGGCCGGGGGGGGCTCGGCCGTCCTCCCATGGGTCgcctggagccacctgcagcgCTCGGTGTCGCTGCCAAGCGCGGGGGctgcggccccgccgcgctcccccgGGCTCGGGGGCCGGGGGCTCCACATCGCCCCGAGGGCACCGAGCTCACCGGGGGACGCCGCGGGTGCGGAGGGGGGAGCTCGGTGCCACCGTCCCCTTCTCCAGGCGTCAACATGATGCTGCGGAAGAtcgcggtggcggcggcggcgaaGCCGGCGGTGGAGATCCGGCAGGACGGGGAGAGTTTCTACATCCGCACCTCGACCCCCGTGCGCACCACCGAGATCCGCTTCAGGGTGGGCGAGGAGTTCGAGGAGCAGACGGTGGACGGGCGGCCCTGCAAGGTGCACGCGTGGGGCACGCACGGGGCATTTGCACACGTGTGTGTGATTGTGTGTGTGATTGTGTGTGTGACTCTGTGtgtgactctgtgtgtgtgaccgTGTGATTGTGAGTGTGTGAttgtgtgtgtgactgtgtgtgtgtgactctgtgtgtgactgtgtgtgtgtgactgtcTGTgactgtgtgtgcatgtgtgtgatTGTGTGTGTGAttgtgtgtgtgactgtgtgtgtgtgactgtgtgtgtgtgactctgtgtgtgtgtgactgtgtgtgtgtgactctgtgtgtgtgtgactgtgtgattgtgtgtgtgactgtgtgattgtgtgtgtgtgactgtgtgtgtgattgtgtgtgtgtgactctgtgtgtgactgtgtgtgtgactgtgtgaTTGTGAGTGTGTGAttgtgtgtgtgactgtgtgaTTGTGTGTGTGACTCTGTGTGTGAttgtgtgtgtgactgtgtgtgTGATTGTGTGTGTGATTGTGTGTGTGACtctgtgtgtgactgtgtgtgtgtgaccgTGTGATTGTGAGTGTGTGAttgtgtgtgtgactgtgtgtgaccgtgtgtgtgactgtgtgtgtgcctgtgtgtgactctgtgtgactctgtgtgtgcctgtgtgtgtgactgtgtgtgATTGTGTGTGTGATTGTGTGTGTGATTGTGTGTGTGATTGTGTGTgtgattgtgtgtgtgtgactctGTGTGTGATTGTGTGTCATTGTGTGTGTGACCGTGCACGTGTGTGCACACTTTGCACCAGGGCAGGAGCTCTCCCTCGCCTGTGCACACTCACCTGTGCACACTGCAGCCTGCACACGCGTTACACGGGGGCATCAGCGCTCTTATGCACAGGGGTGTGCGCACCGAGATGTGTGCGTGTGTCTGTGCACACGCGCGGGTTTGCGTGAACATGTTTGCTGTGAGGGCAGGAGCTCTCACAGCCACATTCTCTCCCTGCAGTGTGTAGGCTGTGCCCCCTCTTCCTGTACCCCAACCTCTCTTGTGCCCCCAAACCTTTCCTGAGCTCCCCATCCCCCATCCTTGTCTTGGGCCCCCCAATCCCTTCCAGCGCCCCCCACCACTCCCTGTGCCCCTaatccctccctgtgccccccatACCCTTCCCTGTGCACCACAAAACCTCAACCCCTTCCCCGTGCCCCCCCCAACCCCTGGTTGTGCCCctcatcccctccctgcagcccgcAGGTGACAGATGAGCCCGGACACCGGTCTGGCGCAGGGACAAACGGCCCCGTTCGGCTCCCGGGGGTGGTGACAGATGCTCTGGTGTGGGCGGGAGGTGTCCCGGGAGTTCCCACAGCCCCggccagcgctgccctctgtccccctgcagagcctggccaggTGGGAGAGCGAGAACAAGATGGTGTGCGAGCAGCGGCTGCTCAAGGGCGACGGGCCCAAGACGGGCTGGTCCCGGGAGATGACCAACGACGGGGAGCTCATCCTGGTGAGGGGGAATTCGGGGGCCcgggggcagcgctgccctcgGTGTGCGCTGGGAAGCTCCCGTGGTGcgggggtgggatggggatggtgCCTGTGACCCTGCTTCTCCTTGCAGACCATGACGGCCGACGATGTTGTCTGCACCAGGGTCTACATCCGGGAGTGACCCCCCCCCCGCTCGGCCGACACCCCCCACCAGTGCCGCCGGCCCCacattcccccctcccctccccgccccgtgtcccctcagtCCCCTGCACTCATCCCCCGGCCGCGGGGAGGGTGCTGCATCTCCCCACGGGGTTACAGCAGCGAACCCCCGGGTTTTTTCGGGGGACACACACACggctttccctccctctgcGGGGCGGGGTCTCTGCGGGGGCGGCAGAATCTCCTGTTCTGGCCCCGCTCTGCTGCGGACGAAGCGCTGGGGACCTGGCGAGGTGCCGGGGTGCGGCGGGGGGTAACGCGGCCCCGCCCTGCCCTTTGGGCTGGTTTGAGCTGCTTTGTGTTCGGGCTGCCGTTGGTTcccgcagcccccagccctgctccgcGACCCCTCCCCAGTATTTATTTGTGAATATTGTACCAGAAGGTAACACCAAAACCAcccccagcctggggcagtgccaggtcccagcccctccagggtCCAACTTCCCTCTGTCACCTCCCTTCTTTTTCAATAAATGTCTTATGACCCGCCCCGTCGTATCCCTGTCTCTCCTCCTGGCACAAAGATCCCACACCCTGGATCTCATAGTCCGGATCCCACATCCCAGATTGTGCACTCTGGATCCTGAGCCCCAGATCCCACACCGTGTGTCACCCCAGATCCTGCATCCCAGATCCTGCGCCCCAGATCCCACAGTCTGAACCCCACAGCCCGCACCCTGCACCCCATATCCCACACTCCAGATCCCACAGCCCGCATTCCACACCCCGGATCCTTCTCCCTGGATCCTGCGCCCCGCATCCGCTCCGCGGCTGTTGCGCAAGGGGCCGGGGGCGAAGGCGGCAGCCGGCTT includes these proteins:
- the CRABP2 gene encoding cellular retinoic acid-binding protein 2; the protein is MPNFSGNWKMKSSENFEELLKALGVNMMLRKIAVAAAAKPAVEIRQDGESFYIRTSTPVRTTEIRFRVGEEFEEQTVDGRPCKSLARWESENKMVCEQRLLKGDGPKTGWSREMTNDGELILTMTADDVVCTRVYIRE